A window of the Bufo gargarizans isolate SCDJY-AF-19 chromosome 1, ASM1485885v1, whole genome shotgun sequence genome harbors these coding sequences:
- the LOC122928870 gene encoding zinc finger protein 334-like: protein MDCKHERKRRTEQQQQAETFCVRFCLHCPSTPLSVHFRSHQGSKPDRRSWGRGKTECCCWADNKKIKRERGGCQESETFCVRFCLHCPSTPLSVHFRSHQGSKPDRRAWGRGKTECCCWADNKKIKRERGGCQECETFCVRFCLHCPSTPLSVHFRSHQGSKPDRRAWGRGKTECCCWADNKKIKRERGGCQESETFCVRFCLHCPSTPLSVHFRSHQGSKPDRRAWGRGKTLLQSLLKSFQNSASCMNIKLKISQYKCRPRSTGLYSVRIKVQRSQMSYLRFYEP from the exons ATGGACTGCAAGCATGAGAG GAAGAGGAGGaccgagcagcagcagcaggca GAGAcattttgtgtgcggttctgtctcCACTGTCCATCCACTCCACTGTCCGTCCACTTCCGTTCCCACCAAGGCAGCAAGCCAGACAGAAGATCCTGGGGCAGAGGAAAGACAGAGTGCTGCTGCTGGGcagacaacaaaaaaataaagagagagagaggagggtgTCAAGAATCT GAGAcattttgtgtgcggttctgtctcCACTGTCCATCCACTCCACTGTCCGTACACTTCCGTTCCCACCAAGGCAGCAAGCCAGACAGAAGAGCCTGGGGCAGAGGAAAGACAGAGTGCTGCTGCTGGGccgacaacaaaaaaataaagagagagagaggagggtgTCAAGAATGT GAGAcattttgtgtgcggttctgtcttCACTGTCCATCCACTCCACTGTCCGTCCACTTCCGTTCCCACCAAGGCAGCAAGCCAGACAGAAGAGCCTGGGGCAGAGGAAAGACAGAGTGCTGCTGCTGGGccgacaacaaaaaaataaagagagagagaggagggtgTCAAGAATCT GAGAcattttgtgtgcggttctgtctcCACTGTCCATCCACTCCACTGTCCGTACACTTCCGTTCCCACCAAGGCAGCAAGCCAGACAGAAGAGCCTGGGGCAGAGGAAAGACATTGCTACAAAG TCTCTTAAAGTCCTTCCAAAATAGTGCTTCCTGCATGAACATCAAATTGAAGATATCACAGTACAAGTGCAG accaaggtccaCTGGATTATATTCTGTACGGATTAAAGTACAGCGAAGCCAGATGTCCTACCTACGATTCTACGAACCTTGA
- the LOC122928880 gene encoding odorant receptor 131-2-like: MLNSTSDPGNVTLMFSYTNGVDDVTRTVFLITSLLCFSFFSYFIAIMLKVFFTTPHMQENPRYVLFVNMLINDTLFIISTNFIVVSYMHSVYFPVIVCFIIQSFFGTFFLVTPYNLAVMSLERYIAICFPLRHVQLCTPRRAIYAIAVIWAIGLSLSTVNFITVIYFAERNSYSVYELCGAIKIISPIQNVVRAFNNILSFTMVALIIVFTYINVMLVARRVGSGRSSAIKAGKTVMLHAFQLILCTASLISTVTETYVNNYLFYLIISNYVLFTCVPRFLSPVIYGVREEDFRKHIRKYCTISCVCRPQQGFKK, translated from the coding sequence ATGTTGAATTCCACATCTGATCCTGGGAATGTTACCCTGATGTTCTCTTACACCAACGGAGTTGATGATGTCACCAGAACTGTTTTTCTGATTACATCTCTTTTGTGTTTCTCCTTCTTCTCCTACTTCATCGCCATTATGCTGAAGGTCTtcttcaccactcctcacatgcAGGAGAACCCTCGATACGTCCTCTTTGTCAACATGCTCATCAATGACACGTTGTTTATCATCTCGACAAATTTCATAGTAGTGTCTTACATGCATTCTGTTTATTTCCCCGTAATAGTCTGTTTCATCATTCAAAGCTTCTTCGGCACTTTCTTTCTAGTGACCCCATACAACCTGGCCGTCATGTCTCTAGAACGTTACATAGCCATATGTTTCCCACTGAGACATGTACAGTTGTGTACACCAAGGAGAGCTATATATGCAATTGCTGTGATCTGGGCCATAGGGCTGTCTCTAAGTACTGTAAACTTCATTACTGTGATCTACTTTGCAGAAAGAAACTCATATTCCGTTTATGAGTTGTGTGGTGCTATAAAGATAATAAGCCCCATACAAAATGTGGTCAGGGCCTTCAACAATATTCTTAGCTTCACCATGGTGGCCTTGATCATTGTATTTACCTACATTAATGTCATGCTGGTTGCCAGGAGGGTCGGTTCTGGTCGTTCTTCAGCCATTAAAGCTGGGAAAACTGTGATGCTCCATGCCTTCCAACTCATATTGTGTACAGCCTCCTTAATCTCCACCGTAACCGAGACCTATGTGAACAATTACTTGTTTTACTTAATCATTTCAAACTACGTTTTGTTCACATGTGTGCCCAGATTCCTCAGTCCAGTCATCTATGGAGTAAGAGAAGAAGATTTCCGAAAACATATAAGAAAATATTGCACAATATCTTGTGTCTGTCGTCCACAACAAGgtttcaaaaaataa